The stretch of DNA CTCCTACAGAAACTAGCCCCATTGACACAGAAAACGACAGCAACTACGTTGGTGACACAATAGAGGAACCTTTGGTTATTATAACCGGTTCAGGTTCAGGATCTAATTGCGAGGCATGTCCTATATTTAGCGAAGTTGTTGAGGGACCTACAATTTATGTATATGGATTGGGGAATGGCGAAGAAGTTGGAATGGGTAATGTAAAAATGAGTGACAGTAGCACTGGTAATAGTCCTGAACTGAAAACCCCGAAAGAAACTAATTTAATTATTACATCAACGGATGCATCAACTGTTACAATCACTGATAATACCGGATTAGACGAATGCGACGAAGAAACTAAAACAAGTTTAGTTAGAAATTGCACCGATCTTCCACCTAAGAAAAAAATACCCAAAGGTTATTTTGTTAGTTCCGATAGAAAAGACTCTCAAATGTGTAACGAAAATGTACATGCAAATGTAACTGAGTGTTCTCAAAGTTCCGAcgatgattttcaaaaaaaagctgAGGTAACTGGAACCCAAGATGAGAAACCTATACTAGAATACGAAAATAACACATTACCTGTTGAAATCAGCACGCTTGAAAATTCTATCAAGAGCATCGCAAACGAAGGAAGGGCGGATAGCGAAGTAACCACAAGAGAGAACTATGAAATATGTTCGAACGGTACAGATGCAAAACTTGAAAGCATGCATGAAAATGACATATTAATACACGGGGAAACGAAAGAATCTGATCGCATCGATATGGATACTGATGAGACAAATACTGTTTCTGATCTAATCTTAAGTACGGAGGTAAAGAATGAAAAAGTAGAAATTCCTGTTTCTGCATGTAAAAATCATATTAAGACAGAAGTAAGGGATACGAATGTCCTACACGAAACAGAGAAATCCGTAGATTGTTTGCGTATTGTTAGCGTAAACGAATGCAAAAAGAAAATTAGGAAAAGTCGAAAGTCTAAAACAGGGATGGGTAAGTGACAGTAAATTACAggaaaaacatcaattttgtattttttttatgttatttcagtTGATGGTCTAGACACTTCCCATATTCTTATTGATAAAACCGACGGCTCACCTCCCGTTCGACAATCGCGGAGAATAGCGCAGCAAAAAATTCGCGAAGAAACGAACCGGCGGATGATAGAAGAGAAGATGCTCCGAGAAATGAAAGCAGAGGcaatgaaaaagaaaaacgTGGAAATGTCTcaatctgaagatgaggaatACGTTGTGCACAACGATGACGATTTCGAGAATAtagaatacaacaaaattaaaaaaaagaaaattagtgATAAACCATGGCTTTCATCAACATCCGAAAGTAGCAGTGAATCAGAAATAGATGATGACTACATCGAACCAGAGCGCTCAGAAGGCCCACCATCTTCTTATAAATCAGATCACGAATTTTCTCCAGAGTCGGATTTGGAGAACGAAAGTATTATTCCAATTAAAAGAGCTCGTACCGTGCGAGGGGAAAATGAATATATTTCAAATGAGAATGATTCATGCCTTGATCACAATTGCCAGAAATGTGGCAAAACCGATCATCCAGAATGGATTTTGCTTTGTGACTCGTGCGATAGAGGCTACCATTGCTCATGTCTAAGTCCCGTTTTATTCATCATACCAGAAGGAGAATGGTTCTGTCCTACATGTCAACATGACAAGCTGATTGCTAACTTGCAAACAACATTATTGCAACATGATGAATATTGTAAACAACGCTCTTCAGAAGAAATGCATGAGAAACAGCAAAAATGTGTTAAGATGAATTATGATAGTGATTCAAAGTCAGGACAGGTAATAAGGAATAAAGTCGGGTTGAAACTTTTTGTAGAAGATTCCGATTCTGACAATTATGCATCTGACAAAGATAGGACACATAGTTCCTTGTCGTCTCCGGCGTCTAGAAATAAATCTACTCATGGACACGAGGACCTGTCTGAATTAGAACACGATGATATGTCTTCTTATAGATTGAGACGGAGACGACAAAACAATTTGAACTATAGATTCAATGAATACGATGATCTGATCAACTCGGCGATACACAAGAGTGCAGCACAAGACCCAAAATGGCATGTGACTGAAAATGCTGCGGAACACATTGACGGAATCAAGACAGAAgataaaaaagaagaagaaattaaATCCCCGTGCAAATCTCccgtatttgagaaaaaacctAAACGCAATAAAGAAAccgcgaaaaagaaaaaaagattgaacaatCTAGATGTAAGCTCAGATGATGATTGTGGTTCCGACGAAGATTTTAAACAAGATCAATCGACGAGCGATGAGGAAGATGAGAGTTTGTCCATGACGGAAGAAAGCGAGAGTTCATTGGAATGTTTGAAATCGAACAGGTTTCGTGCTGTTTCCAAACGGAAGTTGGATATGGAGTTCATTGACGATGACAGTGATAAAAGTGATTATAATATTCGTCCGAGAAATAACAGAACAAAAAGAATTCTAGATGAATCTGATGAATTTGATGAGGAAGATCTTACTGAAAGTGAAGAAATAGACAGTGAGGAATTATGCAACGATACTGAAACGGACAGTAGTGCAGATCGAAAGGCCAGAAAACGCACAGTTATTCGTAAGAATGCTCCGAAAATCAATGTTCCCGCTAACAGTAGAAAAAAGCAAACCGTTTCCAAAATCAATTCAAAGGAAGAGGATTTGAAAGCGAAGGAAATAAACAAAGAATCTGATTCTGATGAATCCGTTACGGACAAAATGTCGAACACGAAAAGACGAACGAGAGGAAGAAAGCTTCATTACATTTTGGATGACGATTTCCAAAGCTCCGACGACGGGATAACTCCTGGCGTTCAACGACCAGATACTCCTCCAGAAGAGCGTGAACGTTTCATACAAAAACAAGAAGAAATTAAACGGATGCTTGCCGAGAAAAATACTGCTGCAGCTAAGGAGCTGGCGACGCCAAAAATAATTCCTTTGTCAGAGACGAGTGACAAGAAACAACTTACTCTGTCTATTGTACCGCCTCAAATCAT from Toxorhynchites rutilus septentrionalis strain SRP chromosome 3, ASM2978413v1, whole genome shotgun sequence encodes:
- the LOC129780439 gene encoding remodeling and spacing factor 1, whose protein sequence is MANESVLDKDSCSCIYDPNFAVIYMFLDKFADECGISKPSITELAFMLESNDHVAPALQDIHVKLLRKMKKMVPYGKWENTLAKFVHTYSNQDAWEIERFGYKNAQIAVKLRVLKALVETQFDRNVKFKGHINSIPAEQLRSEPVGRDRFGNIYWCIMDKHCNVRIFRENVDDETWCVVASNRNELEQLIKTLTLSKSNVSFTQDTSEDNSSNSNSSCPGKDDTDRPHVVDNKSCEKNESEDISHNQANCENNDTTLSNNGNEVLDSSPTPLGSPTETSPIDTENDSNYVGDTIEEPLVIITGSGSGSNCEACPIFSEVVEGPTIYVYGLGNGEEVGMGNVKMSDSSTGNSPELKTPKETNLIITSTDASTVTITDNTGLDECDEETKTSLVRNCTDLPPKKKIPKGYFVSSDRKDSQMCNENVHANVTECSQSSDDDFQKKAEVTGTQDEKPILEYENNTLPVEISTLENSIKSIANEGRADSEVTTRENYEICSNGTDAKLESMHENDILIHGETKESDRIDMDTDETNTVSDLILSTEVKNEKVEIPVSACKNHIKTEVRDTNVLHETEKSVDCLRIVSVNECKKKIRKSRKSKTGMVDGLDTSHILIDKTDGSPPVRQSRRIAQQKIREETNRRMIEEKMLREMKAEAMKKKNVEMSQSEDEEYVVHNDDDFENIEYNKIKKKKISDKPWLSSTSESSSESEIDDDYIEPERSEGPPSSYKSDHEFSPESDLENESIIPIKRARTVRGENEYISNENDSCLDHNCQKCGKTDHPEWILLCDSCDRGYHCSCLSPVLFIIPEGEWFCPTCQHDKLIANLQTTLLQHDEYCKQRSSEEMHEKQQKCVKMNYDSDSKSGQVIRNKVGLKLFVEDSDSDNYASDKDRTHSSLSSPASRNKSTHGHEDLSELEHDDMSSYRLRRRRQNNLNYRFNEYDDLINSAIHKSAAQDPKWHVTENAAEHIDGIKTEDKKEEEIKSPCKSPVFEKKPKRNKETAKKKKRLNNLDVSSDDDCGSDEDFKQDQSTSDEEDESLSMTEESESSLECLKSNRFRAVSKRKLDMEFIDDDSDKSDYNIRPRNNRTKRILDESDEFDEEDLTESEEIDSEELCNDTETDSSADRKARKRTVIRKNAPKINVPANSRKKQTVSKINSKEEDLKAKEINKESDSDESVTDKMSNTKRRTRGRKLHYILDDDFQSSDDGITPGVQRPDTPPEERERFIQKQEEIKRMLAEKNTAAAKELATPKIIPLSETSDKKQLTLSIVPPQIIENAKELDIDFLKSSKNADSDDFDEDLAVNFPDSDEVNEEDLAKIMEDEDFAQHHLRQSDEELVKSKSLFVDNTIKKKTRDFNSIDPDKITMAEKRNPGIDNVLRIPEKSTLNSRVSGTVEHTTNRFIPGKLGESGNMLPESSLSYYHQLLPLPTSSLLQEMKQQAIPLQDCEDATQFASSLISAPGADIITPPVVHMFSPTALNISIDKIEPLQPKDNAPIMRRRRRKKITPLRGDLYKMMENRACEQSMNPLSSNVDNNVSNNYTLQTCQSSSSSNTYSTAFIGNESKLDQPDTSLANCGDPSNFPRGFTMPPLNEHRIYRAFQNLEPVDRDGPPTEQITDITESIDSDHNVTESTSEFSGLVSYFSSQQNELNA